A window of Ciconia boyciana chromosome 9, ASM3463844v1, whole genome shotgun sequence genomic DNA:
TTCAGCATCGCCAACGGAGCGGAATATTCCACTGggcagcagaaatgctgtcCCCAGCCGGCAGGCCAAGGTCTGCCGCCTCCCGGAGATGCTCTCTGCCCGTGCTTCTGTAAACCAGCCCTGGGGAGTGCTGGCTGGCGCCTCGCTGCTGGGGTTTTATGGAcgctttttgcttttccctcttGCCCCGGGCCTCGGAGGCAAGTGGGTGCATGTGAGCCCTGCTGTTGGTGAGGCAGGAGGGGAACGGGGCAGGGGAAAAGCCCTTCATTAAGCTGTTACGCTGTGAAACGTCCCCACGGCGCCTGCCTGGCACCCGAGACCTTCGGGTTTGGCTCCGGATGGTCTCCCCCGGTGGGACCCCCGTCCTGGAGGAAAAGCATGCAACCCTCCgcccccatcccctgtcctGGGGGGATGAGCTGGAGTCTGCTCTTGCTTTATCCCGCTGCAGAAAAAAGGTCCTGGctgcccttcctcttcccctccgctccctcccgtcccccctcccctgccgccccccgcgggccgggccgggccgggcggggccaGGCGGAGGCTCCCTCCCCCGGCCGGGatcctgccgccgccgccgccgctcgccggAGCCCAGCCGGGCAGCGCCGCAGGtagggggggccggggggctgctgctACCCCTGCCGCTGCTGCTACccctgccgctgctgctgcccgtgcctctgctgcccctgctgcccgtgccgctgctgctgcccctgctgcccgtgcccctgctgcctctgctgcccctgctgcacgtgcccctgctgctgcccctgccgCCCCTGCCGCCCCTGCCGCCCCTGCCGCCCCTGCCGcccctgctgccgctgctgccgctgctgcccctgccgcccctgctgcccctgctgcccctgccgcccctgctgccgctgctgcctctgctgcccctgctgcacgtgcccctgctgcccctgccgctgctgctgcccctgctgccgctgctgcccctgctgccgctgcccctgctgccgctgctgcccctgccgcccctgctgcccctgccgcccctgctgccgctgctgccgctgctgccgctgcctctCCCTCGCGGCGGGACCTCGTCGTCCCCCCTCCGGGCTGCTGGGGCCGCTGCGGGCGGGACGCGGGGCTCAGCCCGCTGCTGTCGGTCGTGCCAGTCGGCTGCCCGGCCGCCGGAGCCCCGGAGGAGAGCTGCGGGCCCCgtggagggggggggtggggaaggcagcGAGGAGCGGTGCCCGGTGCCGGCCCCTCAGCCCCGAGCCCTGCTGCTAATGAAGCCGTTAACTCCGTGACTCAGCAGGGGGCaccggggggaggaggggaggggtgcGAGGCTCCCCCGAAGCGAGGAGGGCTCCGGCTGCCCTGGTCCCACCGTTTCCTCACCCGGTGACCCACTCGTGAGTGACCAGCGGGACGCCTGGTTGTGGCTTTGCTTTATCGGCTCCTTTAACAGCGGTAACTATTAACAGGGAAATTTTTCCCTGGGCTTTTATCCAGCTGCATCAAAAGCATGCTATAAATCCTGGAGCTTCTCGAAGGAGCTTTTACCAAAGTCCTTTGCTCTCGAAGGAGCCTGAGGCCATGGCTGGATGTGGCTGCAGGGGTCTCCCTGGAGAGAGCAGTGGGGTGCTCAGAGCGATGGGGGGGTTTCTGGCTATGGGAGGGACGGAGGGGGCTGCCCCATcacccctctgcctctcccttgcAGGATGGACCTCCCTGACCCTGCAGgtcctgctgccctccccaAGCACATCCTGGACATCTGGGTCATCGTCTTGATCATCCTGGCCACCATCCTCATCATGACGGCCTTGGTGCTCTGTCCGGCCACTGCCGTCATCATCTACCGGGTACGGACTCACCCCACGCGCAATGGCATCGTGTGAGGCTGTGGCGGAGGTGACGAGGGACAGCCAGCTTGCCAGGCAAGGGGCCACAGCCATGGGGCCCTGTGCTGGAGACTCTGCAGAGCTCGATGAGGCACCCTGAGAGCTGGGGAGAGATGGGCAGGAGCCGGGGAGGGTCAGCACCCAGACGCCTGCCACTGTACCTGGCTCTTGCCGAGTGAACCCACTGCCTCCTATTTACCCACCGAGCTCATGGGGACCGTCGGGGAGATGGCGGCCTGGGCACCAGCAGGGAGATGTGTGACTTTGCAGACGTGTCCAGCTAGAAACGACGCGCTCCCATGAGGCAGGCAGGCTGGTCTCGCCTTTGCTGGTGACCCCATCTCCTCCCAGGCAAGCAGCAAGGAGTGGAAATGCCCGGcaaagttatttcttctttggaGTCCCAACTGTTGGGGTGGTTGGGAAAGAAGGGTCAAAGATGGATGTGGCTTCTGGTTGTGCATTTGGAGACTCGTCTAAAAGCATCAGTGACACCAGGCTTGTGTCCCAGCACGAAAACCCTGGCTGCACAGCAGACATGCAGCTGGCACCAGCTTCTCCTCTATCAGATATCTGCTGAAACTGTAGGAAAACCCTATGGGGTGCTCGGTTCCTCTGGGTCTCGCGGGGCAGAGGAGTgtgggcagctcctgccagcctgcTGGCCTGCATGCCGGGTGCACTTGGTGCTCCTGCCGATAGCGAGGACTCCCACCGCTCTCCTGGCGCACTGGCCCCACTGGGGGGGTCTGTGCACCCCTTGCCTGGGCAGGCAAAGCGGGAGGAGCAGAGAGGTTCGTGCCCAGGCAGTGGCAAGGGACCATGTAAGCTCTTACGTTGCCCCTTGCTACGAAATAAATGGACTTTATTCTACACATGACCGTGTCTTGCGGCTCTGTCCACGCTACGGATGGTGTCCGGGTGCCCGTGTGGAGTATCTGAGATACTTTGCAGCCTCTCCAGAAACCCTCCCCGTGCTGACCTGCACCGCCTTGGCTCGAGGTTCCTGGGGTTCTTGCCCAGCCTTTGAGCCCGGTGGCTGCCGCCCTGGGAGGCACActgccagcctggccccacACTCCGGGGTTGCAAACCCGAATCTGGCTGCAATAGCAGCAGCAACTGTCGGCGAGCGGGAAGGATCCCCAGGGACTTTCTGACGGCGGTGAGGGCTGCTTTCCTCCCACTCGGGTGACCAGCATCGCTCCCCCCCACCAGCCTTGTGCCGGGCTCTGGTGTGTGGCAGGAGTCTTGGGGCTGAAACAGCATGCTGGTGACTCACGGCGAGAAAGGTCGCGAATAATGAGATGAATCAGGCTGGGATGTGGGGAAATGCTGCGGTGATGCTGGTGGGAATTGTTTAAACcccattttctctgctggaaAGAGCAATCAGCCTTGCGGTGTTGGAAACCCTGCATCTCATCCCCATGCGGCTTGATCCACGACAGCCAGCATCGGGTTTGCTTTTGGTgttggggctggaggtgcaggCAATTCCCAGGGAAGCAGGACCTTGGGTGAACAcctccctccctggggagggagccCAGCATGGGGAcgcagcccccagggagcgGAAACGCCTGTGCTGGAGCCGCGGGCTGCGGTTGTGCCGGGGAGGGAGCAGACACGTATTCCTTGCCCAGCCCagaaacaaatttctgttttgagctgtcatctctctctctccccccttgAGTTGCAGAATTTGAGGCAAATAACCAGAgttattttcctgttgttccccctctctccctcccttgctGGCATGGCACGGTGGCGGCAGCTGGTTGAGATTACGGCTGTGCTGGGTGGGAGCAGCCCCGGCTCTGCCTCCCCCCTGCACTCCACCCCAGCGTCCCTTCCCTGAGGACACGGTCGGGTGTGGGGACGGCCAGCGGCATCTGGCACCAGATCTGAGCAGCTTTGCTATAAGAGGAATAGGGAAGAAGCCACAAGTATTGGAGTGGTTTGAGAAGGAAGTCCGGTTTAGAGCAAAACACCCGAGGAAAAGCATGCAACCCTCCGCCCCCGTCCCACAGCCATGCCCGGTGGCTGTTCCCACCTCCCCGTGCCCCTTGTCATGAGCAGCCGGGGGGTGCGAGAGGTTTCCTTTCATGGTAGGAGTTTTCTGGGAAGTTTCAAGCCCATGGCAAACATTTCCAGGAAAGGTATTGCAAAGTCTTGGAAAGACGGGTTTGCTCATGACAACAACAAATTGCATGGAGCAAAATGGCAgtggggggagagcagggagaagccaggacatttttaaagcatgaaaatagGGGCAATGGATTTAGACTGATGTGCACTGTTGAGTTGGAAATTCCTCCTCCAGGACTGAGCAAGATAAGCAAATCCCCCCACGGCCCTGGCTTCGGTGCCTGAACAGTGCTGGAGCTTGGAGGCAGCGTTTGCGTGGCGTTTTGCCgaggaaaaatgccttttcctgcCCGTTGGAGAGCGGGTCCTGCAGCGGTGAcgctgcagcaggcaggcgTGATGTGGGTGCCGAGGTGATTCAGCATCCACCAGGATGCTTCCCCGCCAGCGCCAGCGGGTGCTGGAGCATGGTGGGAGCCGGCTGCTGGCCcacaggggctgctgctgggggaggcGGATGCTGGCAGCCCCGGCGAGGAGGTGATGCAGGATGCTGGCTCTCACCTCGCCTCTGGGCAGCGATGAGAGCTGTTCCGGGGGTGCAAGCACCCGGCTCGCCTGCCTTATCCCTACTGGACGGGGCATCACGGACCCTGTGGCTCATCAGGAAGGTTGTGGGGAGCTCCAGCAGCAACTGTGCAGCAGGAGCTGACCCCAAACATCTTGGGCACTGTGGGGGAAGCATcacctggagcactgctgaTACAGGATCCAAACACAAGCCCCATTGCCCCTAAGGGAGGCTTACGGGGTCTCAAAGCACCCTCTGTGCTCCAGGCTGCAGTGGGGTGTCCAGCAGCACATCGCAAACACCGCGTCTGGTGGGCTCGtccttccccagcctcagcGAGGAGCAAATCCCCGCGGGGTCGGAGCACTCGGGGGGCTCCTCATgctggaggggagagcagcagcattcAGTGGCCACCCGTCTCCCCTCCCTTGCTTGGCAGCAGCGGGTCACCGTGTGGCCCTGCCCCTTTGGGTGGGGGGCAATGGGCCAGGGGCATTTCTGCAGGGGGCAAATCTTTgcctgggagaggaagggatggGGATGCCGGAGGGGGGAGCACCCGTAGCCATAGCccggggggtgcaggggcacTCGGGGAGGGGGGTCCCCACTCCAAAGGGCGCTGGGCACCATGCCCAGGGGGGAGGCTGTCGTCGAACCAGGGCAGCGCCTGGGGGAGCACACGGCCTGGGGCAGGGCGGCGAGGGCTGGGCGAGCTGTGGAGGCAGCAGTGCCGGGGGAGCTGGGGCCTCTCGCCCGGCAgagcttgttttgcttttacctCCCATTGCCCACCTAGAACAAAAGTTCAGAGGCTGCCCTGGGACTGAGGCCATGCCAGGCTGCCAGAGGGAAAGCAGTGCCGCTGCCAGCTGGGGTGATGCTCCCTGCCACTCCCGAACCCCTTGCCACCGTCCCCAGCATGCTGCTGGCACTGGCCCCGTCACTCTGCATGGAAGAAGCTCCTCGCTCAGCTCCAGGgcaagcccagccagcagcagtaCGTGGTCCCCACCACTGGTTTCACATTCCCTGTGCTCACCATGGCTCTGCAGCCTGATGCGAGGtctctgcagcccccagcccgtGGCTCAGGGACAGCCGCCGTGGCTGGTGGCAGCGTCAGCATGGCGGCCAGGGGGCTGGAAGCACCTGGCCTCCTGCCCCCGGACTCCTGCCAAACATCTGCAGGAGGCGGAGGCCggctccagcccagctctggtGGAAAAACAACCGAGGAGGGAGGTTCGTGCGAGTGTCAGCCCGCCatttggggtgggggacccTGATCCGGCACAGTGGAGCAGCATGCTGCCCTCGGATGGTCTGGCTGGAGCCCCTGGCACCCTCAGCTCTCCCATGCTGCCtccggcacggcacggcacggtgGGGACACTGGGCAACATGCCCAGGGTCCCACAGAAACTCAGCGGCAGAGAGAGGGTCCATTGGCTGTGGCTTATTAAATCCTCCCCTGTTCCCCACCTCCACCGAGGCTGATTTGGCACCAGGACCCAAGGACAGGGGACTTGGAGAATCGGGtcccttatttttattttggttttaggaAAACACAGTTCAGGAGTGGCTCAGCCTTTCCCTGTGCGTGGTGAGGATCAGGGACACTTGGAAGGGACACAACCACGCTGTGCCACCACTGCGCGTGCCACACCACTCCTCCTGGCTCCAAGTCCCTGTTAACCACGGGAAAGCCACCAAAGCCCCACGCAGGCAATTAGATGATATAATTAGAAGTGAGTGACTGTTCCTGTGGTGGGAGGAACTAGCAGGGCAGGGAGCGCAGCTCCAAGCAGCTCCCAGgccctgtcccagctctgtcccgGGGGGTGGCTCAAGCCCTGGCCACGGTCAGCAGCAtgagctggctgaggagcaCGGCACCATGTCGGGGAGTGTGACACCACGCCGGGCACGCACCAGTCCCTGTTGGCTACAGGATGCAGCAAGGTGCAAGCAGCATGTcggccaggagctgcagccccatGGCCCCATGGCCCCAAATCTCCCCAGAGCCTGGGGAGTGGGTGGGGAGGGTTGAGCCCCTGGTTTTGGGTCCCACAGGCTCCCTGGTTTTGGCAAGGAGCCACCTTGCGCCGCCCACAGCCACATCCATGAGGGGTGACCAGAGCATCCCTGTGGCCAGCCTGGCCGTTGGCGAGTTGTGTTGGGCTCCGGGCAGTCCCCAGGCAGCAACTGAGAATCTCGGGGGTTTGCCTGGACCTGGGGGAGCACCCCACACTGCTCAGGGACCCATGTCAGGGCAGGGCTAAGCCACTTCTCCAGTAGCGGTGCAGGTTTAATGCTTTGGGAAACGCTGCTCACGACAGAGGGACCCGCAGCTCCCCTGCTCCATGGTTTCCCCGGCTGCATGCGGGACGTACCTGACCCCCAGTCCTCCCACACCAGCCAAGGCTGCACTCGGAGCCTTACAACTCCCAGGACATGGTGTTCCTGTCGGCGAAGGACACGGGGTGGGAGATTGCTTCCAGCCTCCCCCAAGCCCAGGACCCCGCTCCCCTTCCCTGGCGGTGTCTCCGGCAGCCAGCTCGGTGACAGtgccctggcagggctggccctGCTTTCTAGCAAAGCCAGACCTCGTGCTGGCACCCATGGTTCCCCCGGGGCTCACCCGCTGCCACCCCATCCTGCCCTCTGTCCCAGGCCAGCACCCACCCCAAACCGCAGccaccccccagctcccctccagcCAGTTAATTCTCccctcaaataatttttttgcgGGATTTCAGGGAATTTACACCTCACCACGGATGTTTCCCTTGGAGCCAGCCCAGGGTAAATGTTTGCATTACCCGGGTATGCAAACAGGGCCCTGGAAACTCCTGcccctggggacaccaagggCTAAGGGACAGCCGTGCCCTGCTGTGGCAACAGTGGGGTCACCATGGGGCTacggccccccagccccggcacagccaCCCCCTGGGAGGAACCCTAACCCAAGGCAGCTTCTAGGGACACCCTAATTTTCTCGGCTGCGAAGGAGAGAAGCTTGATTAACCCTTCCCCACccctgagcagcacagccacggcaggggaggggatggaACCCCAGCCCGGCCTCCCCGGGGATGGCGCCGGGCGGTTTGGTCCCTGCTCCTCGGGTCCCAGCACCCCTCTCGGGGGTGGATGTCACCTCGGCCGGCTGCCCTGCGCAGGGGGGGGACATTGCCTGgcccctctcccaccctgcGGGTTCTAATCCCCAGGTCCTTGGCTCACAACAACCCGTTGCATAAACCCTCGGCACACGCGGCTGCCCCGTGTGCGCTCGCCGGtgtcccacgtccccgtcccgcCGAGGTGCCAGCACGGCACCGCcaccccgcgccccccccgccggcgcCGTGTCCGTCCCAGGGCCCACACGGTTAACGCAGCCCTCGGCCCGTCCTTCCTCCCGGCGATTGGCTCCCCCCGCTCAGCCCAGCAGCTATTTCTCGGCTGTCGGGCCCGGAGGTGGCAGAAGGCGACAGGGAGaggtgtgtccccccccaccgCTCTCCCCCGGGGGTGTGAGGAGGGTGACCGcaccccgcgcccgccccggccaTGGGGGGCTGGTCCCGCAGCGCCTGGATTTTGCCCCTTTTCTTGGCTGGGCTCGTCCAgccggggcagagccaggagagggagaaggtaAGAGGGGGGGACCCCCCacggggggctgcgggggacgCGGGGCGGGGATgtggcaccctggggacccGCCTGTCCCCAAGGCTTGCTGTCCCCAAGGCAGGAGTGGGGCACGGTgaccctctcccctccccgtcCCGATGCCTGGatcatgggggggggggggggcgggacaCGACTTCTCTGAGCCAGTTCTTGCAAAGGGGGAATCGCTGTCCTGGGGttggggacagagggggacaGAGCCTTGTTGtccccccagtgacccccatAGGGGCAGAGCACAGGGCTTTTGTTCCATGCACAGTGTCCAGGGGGGTGCACCCATGTTTGAAGGGTGCGGGGGCCGCTGTGTCCCCACGCCCCGTCGGGCAGAGAGCAGGCGTGACCGTCACCCCTGGCCCCCCGCCAGCCTCCCCACCCCGGGCAGGCAAAGCAGAGCCCTGCCGCCAGGACGCGGCCGGCCCCATGGAGACTGAGCTCCCCGGGCAGAGCCCCTGTGACTTTATCTCCAGCCAGCTCCCGAAATAGCTCTCGGGGACACTTGGGTGAGCCTGGGTCCCCTCTTGGGGACAGCAGATGGACACCCCTGGGTTAACCCCTGCAGTACCGCAGGCAGAGGCTGCTCCACCCCGGCACTTCCCTGCAGGGGTCTGATCCAGCCCCGATCCCTGCTTTACCTGGGCCTGGCTTGGCCACGGCTCAGCAGCCGGTGCCGCTCCAGGGTGCTCTGGCTGCCCCTTCCCTAGAGGGGTGCGTGCAGGGGTGGTGGGGTCCTGCCcgcctgcagccctggggaggctggggctggtcTCCCCACGCCAGCTCAGCCTGTTTTCCAGCGCCTCGCCTTCCTGCCTGACCCTGGCCGGGTAAACatccctccagctgcagccagcctggctggctgggcatgcacatgtgtgcacacgtgtgtgcatgtgcttgCACACGCCAGCCTGTCCCACCACCCTGACCTTGGCGTGCCGGAGCCTGGCTGCCGCCAGCGGCGTTTGGGGCAGGAGACACAACGCTGGCAGCTGCCATCTCAGCCAGCGCCAGGGCTGAACCCGCTGCTCCGGTGGGCGTGGGCGGCCACGGGACAGGTGAGTGGAGTGGCCGGCGGCCCCCAGCCCGGTCCCACTGGATGCTCCTCACCCCACAGGTGAAATGCTACGGCTCGGTGCAGGGCACCATCTACGACTATGGGGCCCTGACCATCGATGGGGACGAGTACGTCCCCTTTAGGAAGTACGCGGGGAAGATGGTGCTCTTCGTCAACGTGGCCACGTACTGAGGCCTCACCCTGCAGTACCTCGGTAAGGGTCCCGCAGGGCACGGGCACTCCGGGGGACAGGGCAGGCAGCCGAGGAGCAGGCAGCGTCACCCAGGCGTGCAGCCCTTGGCAGGTCCCCATGGTCCGTCCTGCcccggggagctgggggaaggggtAACGCCTGCTCCCCAGGACCTGGCACAGCCAGGGATGCTCCGAGGGGGTTGGTGCAGGGGTGGGGGTAAGCCTGGTCCCCTGCTAACCCATCCCTGGCTCTGCTTGCATGCAGAACTGAATGCACTACAAAATGAGCTGGGGCCCTATGGGCTCGTCGTCCTGGGCTTCCCCTCCAACCAATTCGGGAAGCAGGAACCTGGCCAGAACTCGGAGATCCTCCCTGCGCTGAAGTGAGTACtgcggccggggctgcggggcaccTGCCCccaccagctgggctggggtccccagccaggcagggggTGCATAGGCTGCAGCTCCTGTTGGCTGTGACCCCCAAAAGCACAGGGCTTGGGGTTCCCCCACTACCCCTGTGCAGCACCAAGAGCTGCCTGTTGCATGACACTGCCCACCCTCCCCTTGCAGGTATGTCCGCCCAGGGGGTGGCTTCGTCCCCAATTTCCAGCTCTTCCAGAAAGGGGATGTGAATGGGGCCAAGGAGCAGAAGGTCTACACCTTCCTGAAGGTGGGTGCTGTGGTgatgggggctgtgggggggcAAGCGCCCAGCTTGGTTCATTGGGGGGGGGTCGCAAGGTAGTGACGTGCTGGCCCCTGTTGCAGAACGCCTGTCCCCCGGTGGCAGAAGAGTTCGGGAACCCCAAGAACCTCTTCTGGGAGCCCCTGCGGAACCACGACATCAAGTGGAACTTCGAGAAGTTCCTGGTGGGCCCCGACGGTGTGCCTGTGATGCGCTGGTACCACCGCGCCAACATCGCCGTCGTGAAGAACGACATCATCACCTAcatgaggcagcagcagcagcagcagcagcaacagcagagcCAGTAGAGCGGGGGGGATGCCAGCATAGAGGGTAGCTTCCCCCCCGCGCTGGCACCCCCTTTGCTGTTGCAAGGCTGCTCCCTGTCCGTCCGCTCCCAGCAcgctccccagcagcaggagccaaaTGCCGAGCCAGCACACTGCCCCCTCCCTTGCTCCCGTCtctgccacccccccccccggctgggATACCCGGTGGCAGAGACCTCAGCGACAGGAGGGGGACATTTCCCAATAACCCCATgtcccacctccagccccagcgGTGACATCTGCTCCTGGTCCCCAGCCTgcccccctgctctgccatcACGCCTTGCGGGACAGCGGGGGGGATGCAGGGGCCAGCTGCCCCCGGAGCAGAAGACCACGTCTCCATGAAGGCTTAGCCCGAAAGCCCCCAGCACGGGGCGGGCCTGGCCTGATCCTGCCAGGCACGGAGCAGCTCTTCAGTGCATTCAAGCTGCCCGTGGTCCTGGCCCAGAGAcgtgctcctctcccagccgGGGACGGCCAGCCCCTCACCTCCTGCCATAGAAATGCCAAATAAAGGCTCTGCAAACACATGTCCCTGCTTCTTGGCCAGGAATAGGGGGAAAGAGTCGGGGGCACAGCAGCCAGCCTTGCGGTACCAGCAGGGAGGGATGGCTGCCAGCTGGAgaaactccatttttttttcaggtcaaCTGCAAACATGGATTTATCATCACAGCCCAGCATTgggggagaggatggggagaTTGGTGCAGAGCACAGGGGGGCAAAAAGGCGCTGGGAGCAGGGACCAGCCTCCCCCCCCAAGGAACACGCCAGGGCAGCCACGACTCCTGCTGTCATGCACATGACAGCCACGCTTACAGAAATAGGGTTGTGTCATGTCCCCCCTGCCCTGACTTGTTTTCCTAGAGCAAGATTTGCTCTGTGCAATTTGAGAGACTAGCCCCAAGGCCATtgctgcagggaaaggcagcGAGGGGAGCGGAGGAGCAGGGGGGTCCCTCCCCAGCAAAAGtggggggcaggagaggggagggcaaGGGCCTGGGCCCAGT
This region includes:
- the SMIM3 gene encoding small integral membrane protein 3 isoform X1; its protein translation is MQPSAPIPCPGGMSWSLLLLYPAAEKRSWLPFLFPSAPSRPPSPAAPRGPGRAGRGQAEAPSPGRDPAAAAAARRSPAGQRRRMDLPDPAGPAALPKHILDIWVIVLIILATILIMTALVLCPATAVIIYRVRTHPTRNGIV
- the SMIM3 gene encoding small integral membrane protein 3 isoform X2, with product MDLPDPAGPAALPKHILDIWVIVLIILATILIMTALVLCPATAVIIYRVRTHPTRNGIV
- the GPX3 gene encoding glutathione peroxidase 3, with the protein product MGGWSRSAWILPLFLAGLVQPGQSQEREKVKCYGSVQGTIYDYGALTIDGDEYVPFRKYAGKMVLFVNVATYUGLTLQYLELNALQNELGPYGLVVLGFPSNQFGKQEPGQNSEILPALKYVRPGGGFVPNFQLFQKGDVNGAKEQKVYTFLKNACPPVAEEFGNPKNLFWEPLRNHDIKWNFEKFLVGPDGVPVMRWYHRANIAVVKNDIITYMRQQQQQQQQQQSQ